One genomic window of Candidatus Auribacterota bacterium includes the following:
- a CDS encoding MBL fold metallo-hydrolase, protein MHLVILGSGTGEPSVKRGSPGILVAAGDRRVLIDSGSGTLRALLSQGVTYLDIDTICYSHLHCDHISELAPILFAMRNMTVPRQKALTLIGPPGLESYYHSLRELYAPTLDPAGYRVRIEEIGEGVLERGEATYRVLPVSHSASSIGYRLESGGRSFAYSGDTAYCDNMVALGRDADLLVLECSFPDEREAEGHLTPRLAGAIASRSGCKKLLLTHFYPLCEGFDILGQCRKVYPGEIIIASDGMGLDI, encoded by the coding sequence CCTTGTAATACTCGGCTCGGGTACCGGCGAGCCCTCTGTGAAGCGGGGGTCCCCCGGCATCCTGGTCGCGGCTGGTGACCGGCGCGTGCTCATTGACAGCGGCTCCGGCACGCTCAGGGCATTGCTTTCACAGGGGGTCACGTATCTGGATATTGACACAATCTGCTACAGCCACCTCCACTGCGACCATATCTCTGAACTTGCCCCAATCCTTTTCGCGATGAGAAACATGACAGTGCCCCGGCAGAAAGCGCTCACGCTCATCGGCCCACCGGGTCTTGAGTCGTACTACCACAGCCTGCGCGAGCTCTACGCGCCCACCCTCGATCCCGCGGGGTACAGGGTGCGGATCGAGGAGATCGGCGAGGGGGTGCTCGAACGTGGTGAGGCCACGTACCGGGTCCTCCCGGTGAGCCACTCGGCCTCGTCGATCGGCTACCGCCTTGAATCGGGTGGGAGGAGCTTCGCGTATTCAGGTGACACGGCGTACTGCGACAACATGGTCGCGCTCGGGCGCGATGCCGACCTGCTCGTGCTCGAGTGCTCTTTCCCTGACGAGCGGGAGGCCGAGGGGCATCTGACTCCCCGCCTCGCGGGCGCCATCGCGTCGCGTTCCGGATGCAAGAAACTTCTCCTCACCCACTTCTACCCCCTGTGCGAGGGATTCGACATTCTCGGTCAGTGCAGGAAGGTTTACCCGGGAGAGATCATCATCGCTTCAGATGGGATGGGGCTGGACATATAG
- the aroD gene encoding type I 3-dehydroquinate dehydratase — protein sequence MNSIKIGQLSIGAIPRIVGTVSSQDIFQNLDSHESLPCDIIELRLDEMWPVDDWWMEKCASLESLGYPVILTIRAENEGGNWKGTMEERFSIFTRALPSISAVDIELSNGVSSKICEHAAKQGIKLLISFHDFNRTPPIEELLARVSEARAKGADIAKIATMVNSAQDITVLSSLTAKASKDNPICVIGMGKHGVSTRLSLPAIGSALTYGYLDKPSAPGQLPCSSLCQRLREVVPSFNEDLIIRKQILEYV from the coding sequence ATGAACTCTATTAAAATAGGGCAGCTTTCTATCGGAGCGATCCCGCGGATTGTAGGAACTGTGTCTTCCCAAGACATCTTCCAGAATCTCGATTCGCACGAATCGCTTCCCTGTGACATTATTGAACTGCGACTCGATGAGATGTGGCCTGTCGATGACTGGTGGATGGAGAAGTGTGCCTCCCTCGAATCGCTTGGGTATCCGGTAATCCTCACCATACGTGCGGAGAATGAAGGAGGTAACTGGAAGGGAACCATGGAGGAACGCTTTTCAATCTTTACACGCGCCCTGCCAAGCATATCTGCGGTTGACATTGAGTTAAGCAATGGGGTGTCCTCCAAAATCTGCGAACACGCAGCAAAGCAGGGCATTAAATTGCTCATTTCCTTTCACGACTTTAACCGCACGCCCCCTATCGAAGAATTGCTGGCAAGGGTCAGTGAAGCGCGGGCAAAAGGCGCGGACATTGCTAAGATAGCTACAATGGTGAATTCGGCGCAAGATATTACCGTGCTCTCATCCCTGACAGCTAAAGCGAGCAAAGATAATCCGATATGCGTAATCGGGATGGGGAAACACGGCGTATCCACGAGACTGTCATTGCCAGCCATCGGTTCAGCATTGACTTATGGCTACCTTGATAAACCCAGCGCACCGGGACAGCTTCCCTGTTCGTCGCTGTGTCAACGATTACGCGAAGTAGTGCCTTCATTCAACGAAGACTTAATCATCAGAAAACAAATCCTAGAATACGTCTGA
- a CDS encoding DNA methyltransferase, whose translation MENTLYYGDNLDILRRDIPSESIDLIYLDPPFKSNQNYNVLFKEQDGSRAASQIQAFEDTWTWSQEDEKIFAELVTTGGKVADVMQAFRTFLGPCDMLAYLVMMCPRLIELRRALKSSGSIYLHCDPAASHYLKLLMDAVFGPENFRNEIVWRRSHPKGHAFTRLASTHDVILAFAKNAETVYWSPIYLPYDPEKSEQQYSLTDEKGRKYQLTSLLNPNPDRPNLTYEFKGITKVWRWTKERMMEADAKGLVVVPRGGKGIPRFKRYLDEQEGVPLGDWWNDIEIVSGGERLGYPTQKPVALLERIIQSSCPEGGTVLDPFCGCGTTIAAAQKLKRHWIGIDITHLAITLMKQRLKDTFGIEIISRDMKAEGVKESPGKPYFSVVGEPVSVPDAAALAESDPYQFQWWALGLVGARPAEGKKGADKGIDGKIVFQGDTVGKFETVVISVKAGNATVSHIRDLRGVVDREKAAIGVLISMEEPTKPMKTEAATAGFYESKLWNKKYPKIQLLTIEDLLTGKQVKMPPVKQVSTTFKKAERHTEKGEQLELT comes from the coding sequence ATGGAAAACACATTATATTATGGAGACAATCTCGACATTCTGAGGCGCGATATTCCTTCCGAAAGCATTGATCTCATTTATCTTGATCCCCCTTTCAAGAGTAATCAAAACTACAATGTACTTTTCAAGGAACAGGATGGTTCTCGCGCCGCATCTCAAATACAGGCATTTGAAGATACATGGACATGGAGTCAAGAAGATGAAAAGATATTTGCAGAACTGGTGACAACAGGCGGGAAAGTGGCAGATGTGATGCAGGCATTCCGCACTTTCCTCGGCCCATGCGATATGCTGGCATATCTAGTGATGATGTGCCCTCGATTGATTGAATTGCGCCGAGCGTTGAAGTCTTCCGGAAGTATCTATCTGCACTGTGATCCTGCGGCGAGTCACTACCTGAAACTGCTTATGGATGCTGTCTTCGGACCGGAGAACTTCCGAAATGAAATCGTTTGGCGTCGGTCACATCCAAAGGGACATGCCTTCACAAGGTTAGCATCAACGCATGATGTGATTCTTGCCTTTGCCAAGAATGCAGAGACGGTTTACTGGTCGCCGATATATCTGCCGTATGATCCCGAGAAATCTGAACAGCAATATAGCCTTACAGATGAAAAAGGGCGGAAATATCAGTTGACCAGTCTATTGAATCCTAATCCCGACCGTCCAAATCTTACGTATGAGTTCAAAGGCATAACAAAGGTATGGAGATGGACCAAGGAACGCATGATGGAAGCGGATGCGAAGGGTCTTGTTGTCGTGCCAAGGGGCGGAAAGGGCATACCACGATTCAAGCGATACCTTGACGAACAGGAAGGCGTTCCCCTGGGAGATTGGTGGAACGACATCGAAATAGTTTCCGGGGGCGAACGTCTCGGGTACCCTACACAAAAACCGGTTGCGCTTCTAGAAAGAATTATCCAAAGTTCATGCCCGGAAGGAGGGACAGTTCTTGATCCATTTTGCGGCTGCGGAACGACTATTGCCGCAGCTCAAAAACTCAAACGTCACTGGATAGGAATAGATATCACACACCTCGCCATAACCCTGATGAAGCAACGCCTCAAGGATACCTTCGGAATTGAAATTATAAGCCGCGATATGAAAGCTGAAGGAGTAAAGGAATCTCCAGGTAAACCTTATTTTTCCGTTGTTGGCGAACCTGTGAGCGTGCCGGATGCGGCTGCATTGGCAGAATCAGACCCATATCAATTTCAATGGTGGGCATTGGGTCTTGTCGGCGCGCGTCCAGCGGAAGGCAAGAAGGGAGCGGACAAGGGCATTGACGGGAAGATTGTCTTTCAAGGCGATACGGTCGGGAAGTTTGAGACAGTAGTCATATCTGTCAAAGCCGGTAATGCCACCGTTTCGCATATCCGGGATTTGCGCGGAGTCGTGGACCGCGAGAAGGCCGCAATCGGTGTTTTGATCTCCATGGAGGAACCGACCAAGCCGATGAAGACGGAAGCGGCAACGGCTGGATTCTATGAGTCGAAGCTATGGAACAAGAAATATCCCAAGATTCAATTGCTAACGATTGAGGATCTTCTGACGGGGAAGCAGGTAAAAATGCCGCCGGTTAAGCAGGTTAGCACCACCTTCAAAAAAGCGGAGCGGCATACAGAAAAAGGAGAGCAATTGGAGCTTACTTAA